The Bradyrhizobium barranii subsp. barranii genome segment GGCGAAGAAGCGAATCGGCCGGGCGGCCTCAGCAGTCGACTGGATCGTTGCCGACGCCACGACATGGCGGCCGGGGCGCAGCTACAACGTCTGGCACGATCGCGCGGCATTTCACTTCCTGACCGATCCGCGCGACAGGGCCGCTTATGTCGAGCGCCTGCGGTCGGCGATTGCGCCCGGCGGCCACGCCATCATCGCGACATTTGCGCTTGATGGCCCGGAGAAATGCAGCGGCCTTCCGGTGCAGCGGCACGATAGCGCGAGCCTTGCTGCGGAGCTTGGGCCGGAGTTCGAGCTGATCGAGACGCGGAGCGAGACGCATCACACGCCGTGGAAGTCGACCCAGGCGTTTCAGTTCAGCCGGTTTAAGCGACGCGGCTAGGACGAAGGAAAGTGCGGCGCCCTACGCCGCCAGCTTCACCGCATGCGCAAAGTCCCAATAGAGCTTCCGCGCTTTGGTGTAGAGCGGGCCCGGCTTCAGCTCGCGATCGTCGATGCGGATGACGGGGGCGACCTTGGCGAAATTGCCGGTCGAGAAGATCTCGTCGGCGGCGAGAAAGTCGGCATAGCGCAGCGTCTTCTCGACCACGGTGACGCCGTCGCCGCGCAGCAGGCTGATGACGCGCTGGCGCGTGATGCCGTTCAGGAACGTGCCGTTCGGGACCGGCGTGTAGACCACGCCGTCCTTGGCCATGAACACGTTGGAATTGCCGAACTCCGCGACATTGCCGAGCATGTCGAGCATCAGCGCGTTCTGGAAGCCGCGCCCGGCGGCTTCCGCGAGCGCGCGCGAATTGTTCGGATAGAGACAGGCGGCCTTGGCCTCGACCGGCGCACATTCGGCCGTGGGCCTGCGGAACGGCGACAGCGTGATCGCGTTGCCGACGGGTTTCGGCATCGGCGCCTCGTAGATGCACAGGCACCAATTGGTCGTCTCGGGGTCGAACAGCACGCCGCCGCCCGAACCGTTCTGCGCCCAGTACATCGGGCGGACGTACAGCTCGGCCTTCGCGCCGAAGCGCGCGATGCCTTCGTGTGCGAGCGAAAGCCATGTGCCGGTGTCGACCACCGGCTTCAGGCCAAAATTGATCGCGGACTGGTTGGCGCGGGCGACGTGACGGTCGAGGTCGGGCGCGACGCCCTCGAACGCGCGCGCACCGTCGAACACGACCGAGCCGAGCCAGGCCGCATGCGTGCGCGGGCCCATGATCGGCACGTTGCCGTCGTGCCATTTGCCCTCGAAGAAGGTCCAGCTCGGCGAATATTCGATCGGTTTCTTGATCTCGGCCATGACCGGCCTCCCTTGGAAATACCCGGGCACTATTGTCCCAATGTCTAAATGATTCCCTGCTGGGATATGGTGCGTTACCCTCTCCGACGAGGGAGAAGGATCCATGCCGCTCGATCCGCTTGCAAGGCGTTTGTTGACCATGATGGCTGCGGCCGCCCCGCAGGGGCGGAGCCGGCCGAGCGTCGAGGCACGGCGGCAGTCGCTGGCCAAGCTGATGCAGTTTGCACGCACTGATGCGCCGGATGTGACCACCGCCGACGGCACGCTTCCGGGTCCCGGCGGCGAGCTGCCCTATCGCCTTTATTCGCCCGCGTCTGCCGGCGACCGTGCACCGGGCTTCG includes the following:
- a CDS encoding branched-chain amino acid aminotransferase; the encoded protein is MAEIKKPIEYSPSWTFFEGKWHDGNVPIMGPRTHAAWLGSVVFDGARAFEGVAPDLDRHVARANQSAINFGLKPVVDTGTWLSLAHEGIARFGAKAELYVRPMYWAQNGSGGGVLFDPETTNWCLCIYEAPMPKPVGNAITLSPFRRPTAECAPVEAKAACLYPNNSRALAEAAGRGFQNALMLDMLGNVAEFGNSNVFMAKDGVVYTPVPNGTFLNGITRQRVISLLRGDGVTVVEKTLRYADFLAADEIFSTGNFAKVAPVIRIDDRELKPGPLYTKARKLYWDFAHAVKLAA